One Chitinivorax sp. B genomic window carries:
- a CDS encoding PAAR domain-containing protein — protein sequence MRKVIRLGDPHSHGGNVISVRATHVTLDAIPLACVGDVCSCPIPGHNNCTIVEGDSQHTIDGIPVAYEGHKTSCGASLIATAGHFGKT from the coding sequence ATGCGCAAAGTCATCCGTTTAGGAGATCCCCACAGCCATGGCGGTAATGTCATCAGTGTACGTGCCACGCATGTCACACTGGATGCCATCCCGCTGGCTTGTGTGGGTGATGTCTGCAGTTGCCCCATTCCTGGTCACAATAACTGTACGATTGTTGAAGGTGACTCACAGCATACGATTGATGGCATTCCGGTTGCGTATGAAGGCCACAAGACCAGTTGTGGGGCCAGCTTGATCGCCACAGCGGGGCATTTTGGGAAAACCTGA